The genomic DNA TGAACGCCCGGTCGTCCGCCTGCTCAACCAGAAGGCCAACCGCTTCGACGCGCTCACCGTACGGGCCACCGCGAAGAAGCCGCCGCCCGGCACGGTCGCCGACTGCCCGCCGCCGGCCACCCGCCGCCCGCAACTGGTCCTGGACGGTCTGGTGGTGAGCGGCCGCAGCCTTGACGTGGTCGGCCAGATCGGCGAAGTGCTGGTCCGCCACTGCACGTTGGTCCCCGGCTGGGAGTTGGACCACGATTGCCGCCCCCGCTGGGGCGAGGAACCGTCCGTCGAACTGCGCCGCACCACAGCCCGCCTACGCGTGGAGCATTCAATAGTCGGCACGATCGTGGTGGACCAGGACGAGACGAAGGGCAACCCGCTGACCGTCGAGATCCTGGACTCGATCGTCGACGCCACGTCCCACGACCTGCCCGCCGTGACAGCCCCCGAGGACCGTTTCGCCCACGCCGAGTTGACCCTGCGCCGCTGCACGGTCCTGGGCGACGTGCGCGTCCACGCCCTCCCCCTCGGCGAGAACAGCATCGTCACGGGCTGCCTGCACACCCTCCGCCGCGACACGGGCTGTCTGCGCTACTCGTACGCCCCGGTCTCGCACCCTGGCCCGCCCCGCTACCGCTGCGCCACGGACCCCGCCCGTCCGCACTTCACCAGCACCCGCTACGGCCACCCCGGCTACTGCCAACTCCACACCGCCTGCGACCCGTTGATCTCCACGGGCGCCGAGGACGGCGCCGAGCTGGGCGCCTTCCACGACCTGTACCAGCCCCAAAGCCTGAGCAACCTCGTCGGCCATCTCGCCGAGTACGTGCCGCTCGGCGTCGAGGCAGCCGTCATCACCGCCACCTAGGGGGACGCCGTGCACGGTGACTTCTCGAACATCACGTTCTCGCCCGACCGTAGCTATTCGACCGTGTTCGACCTCCAGGGACGGGTGGGGCTGGACGCCAACCGGAACGAACAGACAGCCATCCTGCTGCACTACCTACGGACGGCGATGGCCGACCTGGTCGGGCCCTACGCCGGCCCCGCCACCAGCCTGGGCTTCGAGATCTCCGACATCGGCACCGGCGGATTCTCCATCGGGGCGGGCCGCTACTACGTGGACGGCATCCTCGTCGAGAACCCCGCCAAGGTGACCTACGCCGAGCAGCCGCACGCCTACATCGACCTCGACGACGCCGACCGACTGCCGTCGGGCAGTTACGTCGTCTACCTCAAGGTCTGGGAACGCCACGTCACCGAGGTCGAGGACCCCTCGCTCCACGAACCCGCGCTCGGCCTGCACCAGCCCGACTCGGCGAGCCGCGCCCAGGTGGTGTGGCAGGTCCGGGCACTGCCGCTCAAGAGCCGGCAGAACCCCGTGCACCGGATCGCCGCCGAGCACGCACCGGACCGGGGCACGGGCGTCCTCGACGTCCGCACCTCCCGCGACGACAGCTCGGCCGACGATCCCTGCACGGCGTCGCCTGACGCGTCGTACACCGGCGAGAACCAGCTCTACCGGGTGGAGATCCGGCGCGGCGGTACGGCGGCCGACGGCGCGACGTTCGCGTGGTCCCGGGACAACGGCTCGGTGATCCACCCCGTCCGCCCTCTCGGCGGCACCAAGATGCGGCTGACGTCACCGGCCCGGGACCGGCACACCGCTCTGGAGCCCGGCCACTGGGTCGAGGTGGTCGACGACGCGATCTCGCTCCGCCGCGACCTCGGCCTGCCCGCCGGGGCACCCCCGCTCCACCGGATCGACGACATCGACCCCGACACCCTGACGGTCATCCTCGCCACCACCCCCGACCCACCCGTCTCCCCCGACCGCCACCCCTACCTCCGCCGCTGGGACCACACCCCCCTCGACACCGACTCGGGCGGCGCGATCCCGATCACGGAAGGCCCCTGGATCCCCCTGGAACACGGCATCGAAATCCACTTCCAGCCCTCCGCGGCACGGGAGCCGGCCCACGAGTACCGCTGCGGCGACCACTGGACCTTCGCCGCCCGCCGGACTCTCGGCACGGCCATCTGGCCGTATCCGGGTGGGAGTGGGCCGCATGGGGTGCGGTATCACTTGGCGCCGCTGGCGGTGGTGGCGGGGAGCAAGGTGAGTCCGCTGCGGACGTCGTTCGCGGTGCCGTTGACGTCGGGCGTGTAAGTGCCCCTATGTCCTCTGAAGGAAGGCCCTTCGATGATTCGCGCGCTGATCGACAGAGGCCGGACGGGCCATGATGCGGCTGCTGTTCTCCACAGCCGAGGCCACCCCCTTGATGCCGGGATCAGGCAGACCATGGAGATGGCCTTCGGTCATGACTTCAGCCAGGTGCGTGTGCACTCCGATCCGCAGGCTCACGCCCTGACCCGGCGGATGAACGCCAGGGCTCTCACCCTGGGCGACCACATCGCGCTGGGCCAGGACTGGTACAGCCCCGATTCAGCGGACGAGCTCCGGGCTCTGGCGCACGAACTCGCGCACGTCGTTCAGCAACGATCCGGCTGTGCGGAACCGCCAGCCCCTTCTCCCCATACGGAAACCGAGCATGAGGCTGTCGCGGCCGCCGACACCGTGATGGGCGGCGGAGCCGCCCGGGTACGCGGGCGCACCGGGATCGGTGTCGCCCGGCAGGCCGTCGAGTCCGACCCTTCCGACCTGTCCGACACGCAACTCGAACAGGAGTGGCTCCTGGCCGCGGCATGGCTGGTCGACCACTCCATGCTCGAGAGTGACTACTTCACGGTGGCGAAGTATGTGAAATCCCTCGAGGACGCGATGCGGGGACGCGCGGGAGGCGCACACCGGGCTCAGTCCGAGGGGACGCTGCCGTTGGAGCCGCTGCGGCCCAGCATCCTTCAGGTCCCTCTCCGGTCGCCCGTCGGTGCGGCAGGCTCCAGCGGAGCCGTTCCCGCCGCCCCGCGACCGGTAGTCGCCACGCCCCTCGACATACCGGCTGAGGGGGTCGACATGCCCTGGGTCGGCCGCGGGAAAGGCATCTCGTCCAGCGAGCTCGGTTACCTGCGAGACTCGAAGTACTTCTGGCCCCGGTTCCAGCAGAGCTACGGTTCCGCCATCAGCCTGGCCAACGCACAGCTCATCGCGTCGGGCCAGGCTCCCCGCGTCGATGCCACCTGGATCGAGCATTTCCCGGGCCATGCCGCCTATGTGAACGACACTCTGGAACACCATCACGTCGGCCAGGGGTCTCGTGCCGTTCCGCTGCCGAGCCGTCTGCACGACGCCTACACGGTGTTTCACCCGCAGCGCCGTGTGGTGAGCACACCGCAGGGAGGCCTGCGACCGATACCCCCACCACGCTCTCACGCCGACGCCCAGACCAATCTGAACAGCCATGTGGAGGCCGGTCGTATCAGCGGCCCGGGGATCGACCCGACGAAGCCGCCCACTGTTCCGGCCGTCCCACCGGCCTCAGAAGTAGCCGGACAACGAGCCACACCGCCGGCGGCCGTCCCCCGGATGTTCGGAGGGGGCCGGATACGGGGGCTCGTCGGCGGAACGATACTGGGCGGCCTCCAGCTGCTCGCCGGATATCTGTCCGCCAAGCTCCAAGACCACTTCGACCAGCAGCGCTGGGAACGGGAACGGGAGACCATTCAGGCACAGGTCGAACGAGAGCTCGACGGGATGTCCTTGGAGATCACCGACCGCTACCTGGACGCTCCTGGCAGGGAGGTATTCGCCGTCGTCGCGATCACCTCCACGGCACTCCGCACGGTGCAGGTCTACGCTACGGGCATACAAAGTGAAGTCGTGGACCAGACCGTGTACTTGGGCAGCAAGCTCGCGTCTGTGGAACTCGGCTCCGCGGCCCGGAGTGAGCGGCATGAAGAGGTACGGCAGATAGCGGCCCCGCTCAATCTGGGTTTCCCGACCACGACGTACACCACCACGACCTTGTACTCATTCGCAGTGCCGAGCCCGGACCTCATCGCCTTGCGTTGGCGGGCCTTGGAACGACTTCGCGACCTCGATCTGCAGGCACCCGCGTCACAGACTGCTCAGGCCGCTGCCGCGGTCCAGGAGGAACGAACCCGCCTGTCCGCCTGGCTGCGCCCCTCCGCCGACTAGCGCCCGGGACGGCGGCAGTGAACGGCCGACAGCATCACGTCGCGCCTGACGGCGGATTCGGACGGTCGTGGGCACAGGCGTCCAACCACTCGTGTACGACCCCCAGGACCGCGTCGCGCCCGACCAGCACCATGGTTTCACCTGGGGTATGCACGTCGACTGCCTGGATGACGCGGGCGCGCAGCGTGGGCGAAGCGGGCTCGAACCACACAGTGATCAGCAGCACGGCGGTGGGAGTCTCCGGTGTTTCGCTCATGCCGGTCCGCTCGTCGGAGGATGCGCATGGGCCGACACTGGCACGGTCCTGTCACACGCCCGTCAGTCACGGATCAACGCGCAGGCCGGAAGCATCGAAGTGAAGCCCAGAGAAGGGGCGATACCGAGTTCGATGCGGAGAAGGTCCTTGAACGCCCGGTAATGCCGAATCGCCTCCAGCACATTGTGCTCGGCCAGGTGTACCGCGACCACAGCTCGGTGGGCGCTCTCCCGCAAGGGTTCGATCCTGACGCTCTCCAATGCGGCCTCCAGAGCGAGGGCGTGGTGCCCCTCCGCCAAGAGTCGGTGGGCCAGGGAGTCCAGCGCATGCAAACGGAGCTGACGAAGACGTTCGCGTTCGAAGAGCACCCAGTCCTCGTCCCAGCCGGGGAGGAGGTCGCCAGCGAAGAGCAGGTCCCGGGGCGGTGCGGGTGCCGGGGGTGATGTGCCGACCACGTGCAGGGCCGAGTTCATCAGGGTCCGGGCGTCCACGGTGACCGACTCGGCCAGTGCGAGGGTGTCGCCCTCGCTGCACACCAGCGGCTCCCTCCCCCGGTGCAGCCGCCAGAGCGCCGTACGCAAGCTCCCGTGCGCCCGTTCCTCCGGCACGTCCGGCCACAGTGTCCCCGCGACCACCGTGCGGGTGCCGTGGTGGCGCATGCCGAGGTAGGCGAGGAGGCGTTGGGCCGCGGTGCCGACGTCGAGCGTGGTGGGGCCGTAGGTCAGGGTGAAGCGGCCCAGTAGGCACAGTCTGGGCGCGAACGTGTCGGCAGTGCTCATGGCGCCTCCCCCGACGCATCCCACGAGTCCGATCGATGCAACTGCACAAGAGGGTTCCGGCGCATCGGGGAACTCCCTATGTTCGTAAGGTTTTTCACGAAACGCCAAAGCCGGACAAGGATGCGCAATCGCCCACGTCGATCACCCCGACGGGAGCACTCTGGTGACGCGGCCCACGGCCGCGGGCGTACGGGGGCGTCATGGACGAGACGACGGTCGTGACCGGCGGCGTACCGGGGGCCGGGACGGGGCCGGCCGGGGACACCGAGTTCCCGCCGGTCGGACGAGAGTGTGAACGGGCCCTGCTCGACGGGCTGTTGGATGCCCTGACGGAGCGGGGTGGCGCCCTGCTGCTCAGCGGTGACCCGGGGACCGGGAAGAGCATGCTGCTGGGGTACACGGCCGGCCGCTGCCGTACGACCGTGTTGCGGGCCCGCGGGGTGGAGTCGGAGGCGGTGCTGCCCTATACCGTCCTCGCCGACCTGTTGCTTCCGCTCCGGCCGTACTTCACCGAGCTGCCCCCGGGGCAGAGACGGGCGCTGGAGGGCTGTCTGGCGCTGGCGGACGTGGCGGGGCCCAATCCCTATGCGGTGTGCGCCGGTGCGCTCGGTGTGCTAGCGGCGGCCGGTGAGGTGCGGCCGCTGCTGGTGGTCGTGGACGATCTGCACTGGGTGGATCCCTCGTCACGGCAGGTCCTGCAGTTCGTGGCACGCAGGCTGACCACGGAGCGGGTGGCGCTGGTGATGGCCGTGCAGCCCGGGGCCGAAGAGGACGGCCCGTGGGCGAGCGTGCCGCGGGTGGCGCTGGGGCCGCTGGCCGAGGACGACTGCTGGACGCTGCTGCGACGGCACGGACTGGACCGAACGGATCCGGCGGCGGATCGGCTGGTCCGGCTGTCGCTGGGCAATCCGCTGGTGCTCGTCGAGTACGCGGGCATGCTCGCCCGGATGCGCGCGACGGGAGCCACGCAGTGGGACGAGATGTGGGAGGCGCCCGGGCCGCTGGTGGAGCGGGCCTGGCGGGGACAGCTGCGCGCGCTGCCGCATCGCACCCGGGAGGCACTGGTGTACGTCGCCGCCTGCCGCACACCCGACCTCGCCCTGCTGACCAAGGCGTTGGCGGCGGACGGCACGGACCTGGACGCGCTGGACGCGGCCGAGCGGACCGGACTGGTGCGGATCCGGGACGGCGTGTGCGAGCTCCGGCATCCCGTGCTGCGGCCGGTGGTGCTGGGCCAGTGCACCACGGCCCGCCGGCTCCAGGTGTATCGGCGGCTTGCGGCGCTGTCATCGGACGAGCTGCGGACCTGGTATCTGGCCGCCGCCGCGCCCGGCCCGGACGAGGCGGTCGCCGGCCGGCTGGCCGCCGACGCCGAACAGGCTCGTAGGCGCAATGCGTTGGCGGCCGCGGCATGCGCCTGGCACCGTGCCGCCGAGCTGTCCCCGGACCCCGCTGACGCCGCGCGTCGGCTGCTCGAAGCGGCCCGTGACGCCTTCTGTGGCGGCACCGCACGCGACGCCGCCCGCTGGTGCGAACAGGCCCTCGTGCACAGCCGTGACCCGCGGCTCACCGCCGACATCGGGCTGCTGCGCGGACAGGCCTGCACCTGGCTCGGCGACCCGGCCCGCGCCCACCGGCTCCTCGTCGACGCCGCCCGTGCGGTGGAACCCGTGGACCGGCCCCGGGCCTGCCTCCTGTACGGCGCCGCGGTGGCGCCCGCGATGATGGACGGTCGGCTGCGGCACGCCTCCGACATCGCGGCACGCTGCCAGGAACTCGCCGACGACGGACGGGACACCCAGCGCCGGCACGCCGCCGTGATGCGGGCCAAGGCCCAGGCCCTGGGCGGCGACGTGCCGACAGGACGCGCGGCCCTGCTCGCGCTCCTGGACGAGAGCCACAGCCCTGTGGCCATGGACATCGCCCGCGGCCCCGAGGAACGCCAGATCGCCATGGACATCGCGCAGGGCCTCTCCTGGACGGACGACGGCGAGGCCGCCCGGCCGGTGCTGGACGCAGTGATCGAGTGCACACGGCGCGACAGTTCACCGACGCTCTTGTCGTACGCGCTGCTGGGCCGGTGCGAGGTGGAGATGTGGAGCCATTGGCAGCAGGCACGTGCGGACGCTGCGGAAGCACTGCGCTGGGCCGAGGAGTTCGGGCTTCTGGCGATGTCGGGCTACGCACTGATCCAGCTGGCCCGGCTGGATGGCCTGCGGGGCGACACTGCGGCCTGCGAGGAGCGGATCGCCCGGTACGAGCACTGGTGCGGCGGCCGGCTGCGCGGTCTGGACATGTTCGCGCGGGGCACGCTGGGGGCGGCCGCGCTGACCGCCGGGGATCCGGACACCTGCCGTACGCACCTGGAGGCGGCCTTCCGGATGGCCGACGGGATGGGGCTGGTCAACCCCAGCCTCATGCCGTGGGTGGCGGATCTGGCGGAGGCGTCTCTGCGTACCGGCGCACGGGAGCGAGCCGTCGCGGTCGCGGACTGGCTCGCCGAGCGCGCCGAGGCGACCGCGCTGGCGTGGCCCGCGGCCGCGTACGCCCGCTGCCGGGTGATGCTGGCGCGGACGGCGCAGGAGGCCGCCGACTGGCTCGCCACCGCCGAACTCGCCCACAGCAAACGGGAGATGCCTTTCGAACGGGCACGCACCCGGCTCGTCGCCGGAGAGGTGCTACGACGGTTCCGGCGGCCGTCGGCGGCGCAGGAACCCCTGCTCGCCGCGCAGCGCACGTTCACCGCGTTGGGGGCGGCGCCGTGGGCGGCCCGAGCCCGGGCGGAGGTCGCGGCGGCCGGGCACCGCACCGCCGTCCGCCAGACCGAGCCGTCCTTGACGGAGCTGCTCACGCCCCAGGAGTTCCAGGTGGCACGGGCCATCGGCGAGGGTCTGAGCAACGTCGAGGCCGCGGCCGCCCTGTTCCTGTCCCGCAAGACGATCGAGGCCCATCTCACCCGCGTCTACCGCAAGCTGGGCATCCGCTCGCGCTCGGACCTGGCACGCTGCATGGCACACGCCGGCGCCGTTGGATAACGCCTCATCAACTGCATCCCACACCTCGCGGTCGAACCGGTCCTCAAGCTCGACCGCGGTGAACTCCCGCCCGGAACGGCTGGTGTTCTTCAAGCCACCAAAGCGCCCCGCACCGTGAGGGTCCGACAGCGGCGTCCGGAAATCTCAGCCCGGCTTTGTCGGGGCTGCTTCCCGCCGTCCCCGACACCTCCCGGTTCAGGCTGCCTAGTACTTTCTTCACGCCTGGGCGCCGCGACGCCGCCGACGGCCTGGCGGTGCGCGCCGGACGGGACGCGGCAGTCGGCGCCGCGGTCTTGGCGGGGTGGGACTGGGTGCCTTTTTCAGTCGTGACCGCTGCCTCGGACGCCGGACCTGTGGACACAGTCCGCGCCTCCACCGGGGCGGCGACGTCGGTGAACGCCTCGGGCACCACCGTGTCCTGAACGGTAGGGCGGCGAAAGAGCCGCCCACGGGGCCTCGGACGGCCTGGTCGATGAGTTCCTTGACCCAGTCGGCGGGCGTTGGCTCGCCCGGGATTTCCCGGAACCAGAGCCGTGCCTCCTCCTTGGTGATTCTCTGGGAGCGCTCTCCGAGGTAGGGCCAGACATAGACGAGTGTGCCCGGCTCGCAGTGCCAGGCGTTGGCGAGTGCGCCGATGTCGACGGCGTCGTAGCCCAGGACGTCGAGAAGCCGGACGACCTCGGCCTTGGCGGCCGGGTCATCACCGGCCACGGGGGGCACTGCGGTCCGGTGCGCCAACGCCTCGATCTGCGTCAGCATCCACGACCGCATGAGCCCGCTTCAGCGGGCGGAGCTGCTGCGACTGCTGGCGGAGCACAGCAGTGACGGCACGACGCTGTTCAACCCTGAAGAAGCGCGGGGTACTGGCGCCGGTGATCAGCGCCCGCCGCGCCCCGGCCCGGCGTGAGGGCTCACTTCTAGTCGACCAGGTGGCCGACGCCCGCCCGACCATGCGCAAAGTGTGGGTGGACGTCGGCTACCGCAAGCATCGCGTCGGGCACGCCGCCAGCGGAAAACGACCTATCAGTGGCTGGCCACCGTCGCCTGGCGTGCGGCCGGGGCCGCGTCGTGTCGGCTGTCGGTGCTGAGCGCGTGCAGGATCTCCTCCACGCTCTGTTTGGCGTCGCCGAAGAGCATGCTGCTGTTCTCGCGGAAGAAGAGCGGGTTCTGCACGCCCGCATAGCCGGAGGCCATGGAGCGTTTGAAGACGATGACCTGCTCGGCTTCCCATACCCGCAGCACCGGCATGCCGGCGATCGGGCTGCCCGGGTCCTCGGTCGCGGCGGGGTTGACGGTGTCATTCGCACCGATGACCAGAACGACCGAGGTGTCGGCGAAGTCGTCGTTGATCTCGTCCATTTCCAGGACGATGTCGTAGGGCACCTTCGCCTCGGCCAGCAGCACGTTCATGTGCCCGGGCAGGCGCCCGGCGACAGGATGAACGCCGAAGCGGACCTCGATACCCCGCTCGCACAGTTGCCGCGTCAGCTCCGCGACCGGATGCTGGGCCTGAGCGACAGCCATGCCGTATCCGGGCGTAATGATCACTGAGCGGGCCTGAGCCAGCATCTCGGCCGCCTCCGCGGCCCGCACCTCGCGGTGCTCGCCCTGCTCCTCCTCGCCGCCGGACGGCGCCGCGATGCCGAAACCACCCGCTATGACGGAGAGGAACGACCGGTTCATCGCCTTGCACATGATGTACGACAGGTAGGCACCGGAGGAGCCCACCAGCGCGCCGGTGACGATGAGCAGGTTGTTGTCGAGCAGGAAGCCGGCCGCGGCCGCTGCCCAGCCCGAGTAGCTGTTCAGCATGGAGACGACGACCGGCATGTCGCCACCGCCGATCGAGGCAACCAGGTGCCAGCCCAGGGCCAGCGCCAGCGCGGTCACCGCGATCATCAGGGGTAGGTTCGGGCTGATCGCGAACCAGATGGTCAGCACGACGAACGCCGCGAGCGCGCCGAGGTTCAGCGCGTTCTTGCCCGGCAGCATCAAGGGACGGGACTTGATGCGCGCCGAGAGCTTCAGGAACGCGACGATCGAGCCGGTGAATGTGACCGCGCCGATGAAGATCCCGATGAACACCTCGGCGTGGTGGATGCCCAGCAGGTTGGCGCCGATCCGGGTCTGCGCCGAGCCGTGGGAATCCACCTCCAGGTAGCTGTTCCAGCCCACCAGCACCGCAGCGAGGCCGACGAAGCTGTGCAGGACAGCGATCAGTTCGGGCATCTGCGTCATCTCGACGCGGCGGGCCCGCCACAGGCCCATCGCCGCGCCGAGCGCCATCGCCAGCACGATCAGCGCGACCGCTCCGGCGGTGATGCTCCGCGCCGCCACAACCACGGTAGCGACCAGGGCAAGGGCCATGCCAGCAATGCCGTAGACGACGCCGGCGCGGGAGGTGCGATGCTGGGACAGGCCGGCCAGGCTGAGGATGAACAACAGGGCGGCGACCAGGTCGGCAGCGTGTGAAGCCTTCAGGGAGGTCATCTCGGCTCAGCCTTTCGAGAACATGGACAGCATGCGGCGGGTGACGGCGAAACCTCCGAAAATGTTGACGCTCGTCAGCAGGATCGCCACGAAGGACAGCGTGGTGACGATCCAGCTCTCGTGCCCGATCTGCAGCAAGGCCCCGATCACGACGATCCCGGAGATCGCGTTGGTCACCGACATCAGCGGGGTGTGCAGCGCATGGTGCACCTTGCCGATGACGTAATAGCCGATCACCACCGCCAGCGCGAACACGGTGAAGTTGCCCGCGAGTTGCGTGGGAGCGAAGGCCACCAGCAAAAACATCGCGAGCATCCCGAGCCCGATCAGGCCGAAGCGCCACGCAGGCGTCAGGTTCGACTGCTTCGGTTCGGGCGCTACGGGTGCGGCCGCAGGCTGCGCGGCGGGCGCGGCCGAGACCGCGACGGGCGGCGGCGGCCAGGTGACGTCACCGTCGCGCACCACGGTCACCGCCCGCTGCA from Streptomyces avermitilis MA-4680 = NBRC 14893 includes the following:
- a CDS encoding DUF6519 domain-containing protein encodes the protein MHGDFSNITFSPDRSYSTVFDLQGRVGLDANRNEQTAILLHYLRTAMADLVGPYAGPATSLGFEISDIGTGGFSIGAGRYYVDGILVENPAKVTYAEQPHAYIDLDDADRLPSGSYVVYLKVWERHVTEVEDPSLHEPALGLHQPDSASRAQVVWQVRALPLKSRQNPVHRIAAEHAPDRGTGVLDVRTSRDDSSADDPCTASPDASYTGENQLYRVEIRRGGTAADGATFAWSRDNGSVIHPVRPLGGTKMRLTSPARDRHTALEPGHWVEVVDDAISLRRDLGLPAGAPPLHRIDDIDPDTLTVILATTPDPPVSPDRHPYLRRWDHTPLDTDSGGAIPITEGPWIPLEHGIEIHFQPSAAREPAHEYRCGDHWTFAARRTLGTAIWPYPGGSGPHGVRYHLAPLAVVAGSKVSPLRTSFAVPLTSGV
- a CDS encoding eCIS core domain-containing protein, which gives rise to MIRALIDRGRTGHDAAAVLHSRGHPLDAGIRQTMEMAFGHDFSQVRVHSDPQAHALTRRMNARALTLGDHIALGQDWYSPDSADELRALAHELAHVVQQRSGCAEPPAPSPHTETEHEAVAAADTVMGGGAARVRGRTGIGVARQAVESDPSDLSDTQLEQEWLLAAAWLVDHSMLESDYFTVAKYVKSLEDAMRGRAGGAHRAQSEGTLPLEPLRPSILQVPLRSPVGAAGSSGAVPAAPRPVVATPLDIPAEGVDMPWVGRGKGISSSELGYLRDSKYFWPRFQQSYGSAISLANAQLIASGQAPRVDATWIEHFPGHAAYVNDTLEHHHVGQGSRAVPLPSRLHDAYTVFHPQRRVVSTPQGGLRPIPPPRSHADAQTNLNSHVEAGRISGPGIDPTKPPTVPAVPPASEVAGQRATPPAAVPRMFGGGRIRGLVGGTILGGLQLLAGYLSAKLQDHFDQQRWERERETIQAQVERELDGMSLEITDRYLDAPGREVFAVVAITSTALRTVQVYATGIQSEVVDQTVYLGSKLASVELGSAARSERHEEVRQIAAPLNLGFPTTTYTTTTLYSFAVPSPDLIALRWRALERLRDLDLQAPASQTAQAAAAVQEERTRLSAWLRPSAD
- a CDS encoding AfsR/SARP family transcriptional regulator translates to MSTADTFAPRLCLLGRFTLTYGPTTLDVGTAAQRLLAYLGMRHHGTRTVVAGTLWPDVPEERAHGSLRTALWRLHRGREPLVCSEGDTLALAESVTVDARTLMNSALHVVGTSPPAPAPPRDLLFAGDLLPGWDEDWVLFERERLRQLRLHALDSLAHRLLAEGHHALALEAALESVRIEPLRESAHRAVVAVHLAEHNVLEAIRHYRAFKDLLRIELGIAPSLGFTSMLPACALIRD
- a CDS encoding helix-turn-helix transcriptional regulator; translated protein: MDETTVVTGGVPGAGTGPAGDTEFPPVGRECERALLDGLLDALTERGGALLLSGDPGTGKSMLLGYTAGRCRTTVLRARGVESEAVLPYTVLADLLLPLRPYFTELPPGQRRALEGCLALADVAGPNPYAVCAGALGVLAAAGEVRPLLVVVDDLHWVDPSSRQVLQFVARRLTTERVALVMAVQPGAEEDGPWASVPRVALGPLAEDDCWTLLRRHGLDRTDPAADRLVRLSLGNPLVLVEYAGMLARMRATGATQWDEMWEAPGPLVERAWRGQLRALPHRTREALVYVAACRTPDLALLTKALAADGTDLDALDAAERTGLVRIRDGVCELRHPVLRPVVLGQCTTARRLQVYRRLAALSSDELRTWYLAAAAPGPDEAVAGRLAADAEQARRRNALAAAACAWHRAAELSPDPADAARRLLEAARDAFCGGTARDAARWCEQALVHSRDPRLTADIGLLRGQACTWLGDPARAHRLLVDAARAVEPVDRPRACLLYGAAVAPAMMDGRLRHASDIAARCQELADDGRDTQRRHAAVMRAKAQALGGDVPTGRAALLALLDESHSPVAMDIARGPEERQIAMDIAQGLSWTDDGEAARPVLDAVIECTRRDSSPTLLSYALLGRCEVEMWSHWQQARADAAEALRWAEEFGLLAMSGYALIQLARLDGLRGDTAACEERIARYEHWCGGRLRGLDMFARGTLGAAALTAGDPDTCRTHLEAAFRMADGMGLVNPSLMPWVADLAEASLRTGARERAVAVADWLAERAEATALAWPAAAYARCRVMLARTAQEAADWLATAELAHSKREMPFERARTRLVAGEVLRRFRRPSAAQEPLLAAQRTFTALGAAPWAARARAEVAAAGHRTAVRQTEPSLTELLTPQEFQVARAIGEGLSNVEAAAALFLSRKTIEAHLTRVYRKLGIRSRSDLARCMAHAGAVG
- the pntB gene encoding Re/Si-specific NAD(P)(+) transhydrogenase subunit beta, producing MTSLKASHAADLVAALLFILSLAGLSQHRTSRAGVVYGIAGMALALVATVVVAARSITAGAVALIVLAMALGAAMGLWRARRVEMTQMPELIAVLHSFVGLAAVLVGWNSYLEVDSHGSAQTRIGANLLGIHHAEVFIGIFIGAVTFTGSIVAFLKLSARIKSRPLMLPGKNALNLGALAAFVVLTIWFAISPNLPLMIAVTALALALGWHLVASIGGGDMPVVVSMLNSYSGWAAAAAGFLLDNNLLIVTGALVGSSGAYLSYIMCKAMNRSFLSVIAGGFGIAAPSGGEEEQGEHREVRAAEAAEMLAQARSVIITPGYGMAVAQAQHPVAELTRQLCERGIEVRFGVHPVAGRLPGHMNVLLAEAKVPYDIVLEMDEINDDFADTSVVLVIGANDTVNPAATEDPGSPIAGMPVLRVWEAEQVIVFKRSMASGYAGVQNPLFFRENSSMLFGDAKQSVEEILHALSTDSRHDAAPAARQATVASH